TCAGCGGCGTCAGCACGTAGCCGACGCTGACTGAGAACCCCCGGAGCCGACCCTCGCCCTCGGCGGCGATGGAGCGCGTCAGGCCGTTCAGCCCGTGTTTGGCGGTGATGTACGCCGCCTTGTCCTGTGTGGCGTAGCGGCCGTGGACGGAGGACATGTTGCCGATTGCACCGACCCCGTCACCGGACTGCGTCCGGTTGCCCGAGGCGTCGTCAGACGCCTCGCTGTCGTCCGTCGCCCGGATGTGCGGCATGGCGAGTTTGGCGACGAGGAAGGGCGCTCGGAGCATGATGTCGAGCAGGAGGTCGTACTTCTCCATCGGGAAGTCGGGGATGGAGGCGATGTGTTGCATCCCCGCGACGTTGGCGACGTAGCGGAGGTCGCCCGCCTCGGCCGCGGCGTCGACCATCGCCGCCACGTCGTCGTCGTCGGTGAGGTCGGTCGGCACCGCGTGGATCGTCCCCGGCGCGTCGAGGTCGGCGGCTTTTGCCATCGTTTCGTCCAGTCCCGCCTCGTCGATGTCGGCGGCGACGACGGTGAGGCCGTTGGCCGCGAGGGCAATCGCCGTTGCCCGGCCGATGCCCGACGCCGCGCCCGTCACGATGGCGACCGTCTCCGGGCCGAAGCGTGGGTCGTCGAGGACGAGGAAGTCCTCGGTCGTCAGTTCGGGTTGACTGAGGTCGAAGTCGTCGGCGGACATGGGCGGTACGACGACGCCGAGGCCTAAAGTAGTACGCCGGCGCCGGGGCGTAAAGTAGTACGCCGGGTGTGCCCCGTAGCGGCGCGAGCGCTCGGCGGGCGCACACGGCCGTCACTCCGACGGCGTCAGCGCGTAGGCGACGGCGACCGGAATCGCGTAGACGACGTGCCCGACCAGCGAGACGAGCGTTCCGGGGTAGGAGACGTTCGGGAACGGCGGCGCGCCCGCGAAGCCGACGACGCCGAGCCACACCGGCATCACGAGGACCGCGAGGACGGCCGTCGTCAGGACACCGTACGCGACGCCGAGGCCGAGTGCGGCGGTGCGGTCGCGGGCCGCGCTCCGTACCCGTCCCGGCAGCGCCCGGACGAGCGCGACGTACGCGAGGCCGAGGGCGACCCCGTGGAACTGGTGGATGGCCCACCCCGCCAGCAGGGCCGGTCCCTCGATGCCGTACATCGCCGGGATGACGACCGACAGCATCGGCGCCGGAACCACGTACATCATGATCAGGCCGAACAGCACGCTGCCGACGAAGCCGCCGCCGGCGCCGGCGAGCCACTCGTTCGTCGTGGCGGCCGACATCGGTTCGGCCGTCTGAGTCTTGATAGAAATTTTACATTTTCTCCGGAGGTAACTACGCGCGAGTCGGTATTAACTCTCGCTCTCACGGCTCGACATGTCCGTTTTCGCGCACTCCTCCGTTGGAGCGAATCGGTCAAGTTCGTCGAGCGACCACACTCCACCGTGAGCGACACGAACTCCGGGCCGCTCCAGCCGGACCGGCCCGACGCCGACCGGCCCTTCCGGGTCGACGCGCCCTTCGATCCCGCGGGCGACCAGCCCGACGCCATCGAGGAACTCGTCGCCGGCTACGAGGCCGGGATGGACGAGCAGACCCTCCTCGGCGTGACGGGGTCGGGCAAGACCAACACCGTCTCGTGGGTGATCGAGGAGCTCCAGCAGCCGACGCTCGTCATCGCCCACAACAAGACGCTGGCCGCCCAGCTGTACGAGGAGTTCCGAAATCTGTTCCCGGACAACGCCGTCGAATACTTCGTCTCCTACTACGACTACTACCAGCCCGAGGCGTACGTCGAGCAGACGGACACGTTCATCGACAAGGACGCCTCGATCAACGACGAAATCGACCGCCTGCGCCACTCCGCGACCCGGTCGCTACTCACTCGCAACGACGTCATCGTCGTCGCGAGCGTGTCGGCCATCTACGGGCTGGGCGACCCCGCGAACTACGTCGACATGGCCATGCGCCTCGAGACGGGTCAGGAGATCGACCGCGACGACCTGCTGGCCCGGCTCGTCGACCTGAACTACGACCGCAACGACGTGGACTTCACGCAGGGCACCTTCCGGGTGCGCGGCGACACCGTCGAGGTGTTCCCGATGTACGGCCGCTACGCCGTCCGCGTGGAGTTTTGGGGCGACGAAATCGACCGCCTGACGAAGCTCGATCCGCTGGAAGGCGAGGTGAAGAGTCAGGAGCCGGCGGCCCTGATCCACCCGGCCGAACACTACTCCATTCCGGAGGAACGGCTCGAAAACGCCATCGACGAAATCGAGGAGCTGATGCAG
This window of the Haloplanus rubicundus genome carries:
- a CDS encoding SDR family oxidoreductase, producing MSADDFDLSQPELTTEDFLVLDDPRFGPETVAIVTGAASGIGRATAIALAANGLTVVAADIDEAGLDETMAKAADLDAPGTIHAVPTDLTDDDDVAAMVDAAAEAGDLRYVANVAGMQHIASIPDFPMEKYDLLLDIMLRAPFLVAKLAMPHIRATDDSEASDDASGNRTQSGDGVGAIGNMSSVHGRYATQDKAAYITAKHGLNGLTRSIAAEGEGRLRGFSVSVGYVLTPLMVNQIEDTAEERGISEREVVEDVMLGQARTKEMMTPAEVANLFVFGFSKHGKHLNGGDMLHDGGYSTTYE